One Malus sylvestris chromosome 14, drMalSylv7.2, whole genome shotgun sequence DNA segment encodes these proteins:
- the LOC126599627 gene encoding 40S ribosomal protein S19-3, whose protein sequence is METARTVKDVSPHEFVKAYAAHLKRSGRIELPDWTDIVKTATFKELAPYDPDWYYIRSASMARKIYLRGGLGVGAFRRIYGGSKRNGSRPPHFCKSSGAIARHILQQLQKMNIVDVDAKGGRKITSNGQRDLDQVAGRIAVAI, encoded by the exons ATGGAGACGGCGAGAACAGTGAAGGACGTGTCCCCTCATGAATTTGTCAAGGCCTACGCCGCTCACCTGAAGCGCTCCGGCCga ATTGAGCTTCCTGACTGGACCGACATTGTGAAGACTGCCACATTCAAGGAGCTTGCACCATATGACCCTGATTGGTACTATATTAGATCTG CATCCATGGCAAGGAAAATCTACTTGAGGGGTGGTCTTGGTGTTGGTGCCTTCCGCAGGATCTATGGAGGGAGCAAGAGGAACGGCAGTCGCCCACCTCATTTCTGTAAAAGCAGTGGTGCTATTGCTCGTCACATTCTTCAGCAATTGCAGAAGATGAACATCGTTGATGTTGACGCGAAAGG TGGACGGAAAATCACATCCAATGGCCAGAGGGATCTCGACCAAGTTGCTGGACGGATCGCTGTTGCAATCTAA